GCCCATTGCTGATAAAAGCAGTACAAACGCCGACGAAAGATGATACCCCAGTGTTGATGGCGCCCGAGGTGCAAAATAGAGATACGAAATTACTCACTatggaagaaattaaaattgttagcACGGATGAGAGCAGTGTAGACATAAGCACTGACAATAACACTTTTACCCATAATTTGATTGTTCGTAAACAATCTTCGGATGCCGACAGTGCTAAGGGATCGTCAATCGATCTAGGTAATGGTTACTGTACGGGTACGATTTACTGGGGCGCTCAGTCAAAGAAGACTATCCACTGGCCCTGCATTGTACGGGTAGATCCAGAATCCGAGCGAATAACTCGAATGCATGGTGAAAAAATGATGGAAGTACATGTGTCTTTCTTTGGTGATAAAGGTCGCCGTGGCTGGATTAAGGAACATTGTTTGGTGCCATTTGAAGGCGTGAATAATTATTGCACCGAGGCAAGAAATCTACATTACGGAAAGCACGTGAAGCAAGCCTTAAGGACAAACATGTCGAAGAGGTGGAAAATTGCCTGTGATTTAGCGGAACAATACTTTGCATTACCGGTTGAAGAACGCATTAAGAAATATGATGATGAAGTGAAGTTGGAATTGATAAGCTTAAAAATATCACGATATCGTATGGTAGCGCATGCGAGCTTAATCACTCAGCAGGCTATTTCGCAGACGACAGAAACAGTGCATTCAGACAACCAGACAGCGTTATTGAACAGTCAGATGGCATCTATCAAGAGAGAACGTTCTACCTCACCTGAGAGTCCTGCATACGAAGCTTTACCGAGCCTTTCCTCTCCAGAAAATTATAATCctgtgaagaaaatgaaatgctcTACACCTTCAAAGTCATCCAGCCACTATAGCAGCAAAATCGATCGTTACTTGCAATCAATAGACAATGAGGAATTAAATACCGGCGAAATCTCAGATAATAGGCTGATGGAAATGACACCCCCATTGGGTGAATCGAACATCGAATATGAAGATGTACTGAAATTCATCCGGCACTATGTGTTCGATGGTCGCACGAATCAAGAGATAGAAGAAAGTCTACAGTTTCATGTGAGGCAAATTGTTCGATTAAAAAAGGAATCCCATCGTGGCACAGAGCGCACTGCAAATCGACAACGGATACAAGCACTACTTAAAACTTTTGAAAAGTTAGGTCTCAAATCGATATCAGCTAGCAGCAGCAATGGTGAGATTGCCGGAATGAAAAAATCAAGAATTGACTTGCCAAGTAAAAAGGATTCGCATAGCTTGgaggaaaagtttatttttcaactcgATAAAAATTACCTCATGAAAGGCGTTCCGAAAGGATTTGTGTGCTATATTTGCAACCGCCCTAACAACGTTACCAAATGTAGCAAGTGTCTCCAGCATGTTCATTTACTCTGTCTGACCGATGATCCAATGCAAGTGGCTGAGCTGCAAAAtcaaattgatgaaaaacGGTTCAGCTGTGCCATATGTTGTTCTACGCCTAAAATTGAACagacaaaatgtttcatatgcAACGATGGGAATGAAGAATCGAACAAGGAACAGAAATTCCGTTGCACGGATAGCAAATGTGGGCGCGAGTATCATCTTTCCTGCTTGCGGTTGTTTCCGCACTATCGTACAGTCAGTGCGAAAACAATCATTTGCCCTTACCATGTTTGTCACACATGCGTATCGAGTGATCCCCGTGGTAAAGCTTCATTGGTGAAAACAGCACTGGCAAGCTGTATCAAGTGTCCGGCTGCATATCATCCGGATGGTAGATGCGTGCCCGCCGGATCTGAAATACTTACCACCAAACAGCTGGTCTGTCCTAAGCACAGTCTGGAACCGATAGCGCTGAACGTGAACTGGTGCTTCATGTGCTGCAAAGGAGGCGACTTAATTTGCTGTGAAACATGTCCGTTTGCATGTCATCCGAAGTGCCTTCCGTTCACGCCGCCGGACGGAAAGTATTTCTGTGAGGAGTGTGAGTCGGGTAGACTGCCTCTGTATAACGAGATAGTTATTGCTAAGCTGGGCAATTTTCGTTGGTGGCCGGCATTAACGGTGCCGCCTTCAGAAGTGCCCCAAAAAGTGCGGCAACTGCAACAGAAACAGTCGGatatttgtgtaaaatttttCAACACTCACAATATGGCTTGGCTTAATCGAAAGCGAATGTACCTGTACCAGGATGAGGACTCGGAAAATTTAGGTGTAGAAAGGCCTGGATCATCGTTGGATAAAAAATATCGTTCAGCAATGATCGAAGCCAGTGTCATTTTCAAAGTATTACGATCAACCAAACTGCCTGGTCCCTCAGCTGGCTTAAGCAATTCTAAAATCACTCCAATGTACACGAAGATAAAAATGAACAGATATATTGCCCCTTTGAAACCACCATCTGTTCATCGCCAGCTGGATGGTGTTGAAGATTCGGTGTGCCGGTGCCAACCTGACGACGATGATCCTTGCGGGCCTACTTCAGCGTGTTTAAACCGTGCAATATTTATGGAGTGTAGTTCTAAAACATGTCCGGCCAAAGAGCGCTGTTCAAATCAACGATTCACAAAGCGGATGTATCCCGGACTTGAAGTGCGCAATTTTGCCAACAAAGGATTCGGTCTAGTTGCGTTGGACAATCTGCAAAATGGACAATTCGTCATCGAATATGTTGGTGAAGTAATTAATACTGAGGAGTTCGACCGACGTGTTCAAACGATGCAGACAGCGAAGGAAGAGAACTATTATTTCCTTACCGTCGAACCTGATCTTACAATTGATGCCAGAGCGAAAGGAAATGTATCGCGTTTCATAAATCACTCTTGTGAACCGAATTGCGAAACGCAAAAGTGGACGATCGGCGAAACACGTGTCATTGGGTTATTCG
This region of Anopheles marshallii chromosome 2, idAnoMarsDA_429_01, whole genome shotgun sequence genomic DNA includes:
- the LOC128718146 gene encoding nuclear receptor binding SET domain protein; this encodes MPSRTRPRERTSKVKNLPSKPKRIGKKRTMTKLKQDSAEPPLPNGLETIQFKDAANFTENMSEKENVLSVNMRHESTDENSNNVTRSRGRYLLKQLSSSLSPKMTEINTDADHRVSRYGRHQKQKDNSDYVPVDLTKYVGNSPFKVKQKMENAEPNGPLLIKAVQTPTKDDTPVLMAPEVQNRDTKLLTMEEIKIVSTDESSVDISTDNNTFTHNLIVRKQSSDADSAKGSSIDLGNGYCTGTIYWGAQSKKTIHWPCIVRVDPESERITRMHGEKMMEVHVSFFGDKGRRGWIKEHCLVPFEGVNNYCTEARNLHYGKHVKQALRTNMSKRWKIACDLAEQYFALPVEERIKKYDDEVKLELISLKISRYRMVAHASLITQQAISQTTETVHSDNQTALLNSQMASIKRERSTSPESPAYEALPSLSSPENYNPVKKMKCSTPSKSSSHYSSKIDRYLQSIDNEELNTGEISDNRLMEMTPPLGESNIEYEDVLKFIRHYVFDGRTNQEIEESLQFHVRQIVRLKKESHRGTERTANRQRIQALLKTFEKLGLKSISASSSNGEIAGMKKSRIDLPSKKDSHSLEEKFIFQLDKNYLMKGVPKGFVCYICNRPNNVTKCSKCLQHVHLLCLTDDPMQVAELQNQIDEKRFSCAICCSTPKIEQTKCFICNDGNEESNKEQKFRCTDSKCGREYHLSCLRLFPHYRTVSAKTIICPYHVCHTCVSSDPRGKASLVKTALASCIKCPAAYHPDGRCVPAGSEILTTKQLVCPKHSLEPIALNVNWCFMCCKGGDLICCETCPFACHPKCLPFTPPDGKYFCEECESGRLPLYNEIVIAKLGNFRWWPALTVPPSEVPQKVRQLQQKQSDICVKFFNTHNMAWLNRKRMYLYQDEDSENLGVERPGSSLDKKYRSAMIEASVIFKVLRSTKLPGPSAGLSNSKITPMYTKIKMNRYIAPLKPPSVHRQLDGVEDSVCRCQPDDDDPCGPTSACLNRAIFMECSSKTCPAKERCSNQRFTKRMYPGLEVRNFANKGFGLVALDNLQNGQFVIEYVGEVINTEEFDRRVQTMQTAKEENYYFLTVEPDLTIDARAKGNVSRFINHSCEPNCETQKWTIGETRVIGLFAIKDIKAGEELTFNYNLESLGNSKRVCLCGAERCSGYIGEKYRPPKKEEVAFRGKIGERGKVSKKMAKVRKTKKALVSKTSVKEDLTIVKMQSSDNDVVLIATPASTIVDLVDASVSSPTLPDDAVVVKSERVDDII